The window CAAGACGAAGCAGCTAATACACTCAATTAACGCTAGCCAATAAATCAAGCAACACTTTAGTTTTCGCTTCCATCAGTTCGCTGCTACCTTTGCTTTCCACATTCAATCTCACCACCGGCTCAGTGTTAGACATCCGCAAATTAAACCGCCAGTCTTCGAACTCCATACTCAAACCATCGGTGTGATCCACTTTTAACGCCTGATCAACAAACTGGCTCTCTGCCAGCTTGATTGCCGCACCAGGATCCGCAATTGTACTATTAATCTCACCACTACAAGGATAAGCAGCCATTCGCTTCAAAACCATAGTTGACAAAGGCTCTCCGCGTTTCGAAATTAATTGCGTAACTAACAACCAGGGAATCATGCCACTATCACAATAAGCAAAATCACGAAAATAATGATGAGCACTCATCTCACCGCCGTAAACGGCATTCTCCAACCGCATCCGCTCTTTGATAAACGCATGCCCTGTTTTACTCTGCACAGCAGAGCCGCCATTGGCCTCAACAATATCAATCGTATTCCAGGTTAGTCGCGGGTCGTGGACAACTTTTTCACCCTTGCTTGCAAGCAAAAATGCTTCTGCCAACAAGCCGACCACATAATAACCCTCAATAAAATCGCCATTTTCATCAAAGAAAAAACAACGGTCAAAATCACCATCCCAGGCAATACCCAAATCAGCACCATGTTCTTTAACAGCATTGATAGTGATCGTACGATTTTCTGGCAGCAAGGGGTTGGGCACGCCGTTAGGAAAATTTCCATCCGGTTGGTGATGCAGTTTAATAAACTCAAAGGGCAGTTTTTTCTCAATTAAATCAATAACTGCACCGGCACCACCATTGCCCGCATTCACGACAACTTTTAATGGTTTTAACTCAGCCACATCAACATAAGTTAGTAAATGCTCGATATAGGCCTCAGCATGATCGAGTGACTGCATCTTTCCAGGGTTCTCAGTTTCCGGAAAATTATTTTCCTCAGCCAGTCGCTTGATATCAAATAACCCGGTATCACCACTGATAGGCTTGGATTGTTCACGTACAAACTTCATCCCATTATAATCTTTGGGATTGTGGCTTGCAGTTACGGCGATGCCGCCATCCATTGCAAAGTGCGAAGTGGCGAAATAAATTTCTTCTGTACCACACTGGCCGATATCGTAAACATCAACCCCGGCATCCATTAACCCACGACTTAATGCCGCTTTTATGTCCTCACTTGAAAGCCGGATATCATGACCAACTACTACTTTTTTGGGCGAGACAACCGCCGCATAAGCGCGACCAATCGCATAAGCGATATCTACATTGAGTTCATCCGGGACCCGGCCTCGGATATCATAGGCTTTAAAACAAGTTAATTCTTTTGACATCAATACGACTCTTTAAAAAGTTATTGGGCTTTGTAAATATTTTTATAAACAAAATTAGTCGCATCCACAAAACCATCGACGCTACCGCAATCAAAACGTTTGCCTTCGAATTTATAGGCCATAACGCAGCCATTCTTAGCCTGCGTTAGCAGTGCGTCGGTCAATTGCACTTCCCCACCCTTGCCCGGCGGAGTATCCCGTAAAATATCAAAAATATCAGGCGTTAAAATATAGCGACCAATAATGGCCAAATTTGATGGTGCTTCATCAGGTTTGGGTTTTTCCACCATATCGTCCACCCGATACAAACCATCTTTTAATGCCTCACCAGCGATAACACCGTATTTTTCAGTTTGATCTTTGGGTACTTCCTGAATTGCCACAATACTGCAACGAAACTGCTTATATAGCTTGACCATTTGCGCTAACACACTATCGCCATCATTAAGACATAAATCATCCGATAGCACTACACCAAAAGGCTCATTACCGATTAGCGTTTCGCCAGTCAAGATTGCATGGCCCAAACCTTTCATTTCACGCTGGCGGGTCATAGTAAAAGTCGCCTGATCTAGCACGCCGCGAATACTAGTTAAATAAGTTTCCTTCGCCGTGCCGGAGATTTGATGCTCCAACTCATAACTAATATCAAAGTGATCAGTAATTGCGCGCTTACCTCTCCCTGTTACAAACGCCATTTGATTCATACCAGCAGCAATAGCTTCCTCAACGCCATATTGCACCAGCGGTTTATTCACTACTGGCAACATCTCTTTAGGCATAGACTTGGTTGCGGGTAAAAATCGAGTACCGTAACCGGCAACGGGGAATAAACATTTTTTTATCATTGAGACTTACCACTCATTGGTTAATTAATTTAATTCAAGTCTATAAAATTTCTATTTACTGCGGCCATAAACATCTTCAAAGCGCACAATATCATCCTCCCCCAAGTAACTGCCACTTTGTACTTCAATCAACTCCAAAGGAATAACACCAGTGTTGGCTAAGCGATGCTTTGTTCCAAGCGGAATATACGTTGACTGATCCTCAGACAATATAAATTCCTTTTCTCCACAAGTAACCACCGCGGTACCACTCACTACAATCCAATGTTCCGCGCGATGGTGATGAAGCTGTAACGACAATTTTTGGCCGGGAGTAACAATAATTCGCTTAACTTGAAAACGCTCTGACATCGCCAGTGATTCATAAGAACCCCAGGGACGATACACCTTGGTATGTGAGTTAACTTCATCACGCTGCTGCGCTTTGAGCGTATTAACAATCGCTTTAACATCCTGCACTTGATCCTTGTCTGCGACCAGTACAGCATCTGCAGTCTCAACGACCACTATATTATCTACCCCAACAGTAGTCACTAAGCGGGAGTTACTATGAAT is drawn from Oceanicoccus sp. KOV_DT_Chl and contains these coding sequences:
- a CDS encoding phosphomannomutase, with translation MSKELTCFKAYDIRGRVPDELNVDIAYAIGRAYAAVVSPKKVVVGHDIRLSSEDIKAALSRGLMDAGVDVYDIGQCGTEEIYFATSHFAMDGGIAVTASHNPKDYNGMKFVREQSKPISGDTGLFDIKRLAEENNFPETENPGKMQSLDHAEAYIEHLLTYVDVAELKPLKVVVNAGNGGAGAVIDLIEKKLPFEFIKLHHQPDGNFPNGVPNPLLPENRTITINAVKEHGADLGIAWDGDFDRCFFFDENGDFIEGYYVVGLLAEAFLLASKGEKVVHDPRLTWNTIDIVEANGGSAVQSKTGHAFIKERMRLENAVYGGEMSAHHYFRDFAYCDSGMIPWLLVTQLISKRGEPLSTMVLKRMAAYPCSGEINSTIADPGAAIKLAESQFVDQALKVDHTDGLSMEFEDWRFNLRMSNTEPVVRLNVESKGSSELMEAKTKVLLDLLASVN
- the galU gene encoding UTP--glucose-1-phosphate uridylyltransferase GalU; the protein is MIKKCLFPVAGYGTRFLPATKSMPKEMLPVVNKPLVQYGVEEAIAAGMNQMAFVTGRGKRAITDHFDISYELEHQISGTAKETYLTSIRGVLDQATFTMTRQREMKGLGHAILTGETLIGNEPFGVVLSDDLCLNDGDSVLAQMVKLYKQFRCSIVAIQEVPKDQTEKYGVIAGEALKDGLYRVDDMVEKPKPDEAPSNLAIIGRYILTPDIFDILRDTPPGKGGEVQLTDALLTQAKNGCVMAYKFEGKRFDCGSVDGFVDATNFVYKNIYKAQ